GGGCCATGTGTGCTGTGGCAGTGGTGCCTGTGAGGAACATGGTGAGGGGTGGAGACCTGAGGGTGGCTCCTCTGGCCACTGTTTCTGCGGCAATGGGGGCTGCCAGGGTGGCGCTGAGCCTGGCCCCCGAGGCTGTGGCCATGGGAACCTTCATGGGGGCCGTTCTGGGGTCTGCTCGAGACCTCATTGTTCTGAAAACTCTGGGCACAGTGTTTGTGGGAGGGTATTTTGGGGTGAAAGGGCAAAAGATAATTTGTGAAGATTGGGCCACAGAGGTCTGGGGAGTGGCAGCATTGCCTGGGTGGTTGGTAGGGGCCGGAGGGGCTGTATTTCTTATTACCCTTCTCGGATCACCTCTTGGAATTTTTCCTATGTTGGTAAGTGTGATCGTGGGGATAGCTATGGCCTTTTTGGTCTGGAGAGTAGGAGAGCTCCTGTGTCAATCAGTGGCGAAGGTATTGGAAGAGTTATTTGGAGCCATAAGTACCAGTGCTCACTATGGTCCAGCTCATacataaagacaaaaatatttttggccCTTGTGTTATTAAT
Above is a genomic segment from Scleropages formosus chromosome 5, fSclFor1.1, whole genome shotgun sequence containing:
- the LOC108926670 gene encoding uncharacterized protein LOC108926670, yielding MPIPPGAILVLLGMWTLGGSVAGENAAERPQVSGTLINQSPRPLDSWRCVEPLLCATVAGSVYGLLAGAVAVVTVWLAQVTSESVGLVATVQRVPLMGLLIGAVLGAVEGVGKIAELLGPGIFWEVVEGAMKGATTGARVAGVGGVTIGGAMCAVAVVPVRNMVRGGDLRVAPLATVSAAMGAARVALSLAPEAVAMGTFMGAVLGSARDLIVLKTLGTVFVGGYFGVKGQKIICEDWATEVWGVAALPGWLVGAGGAVFLITLLGSPLGIFPMLVSVIVGIAMAFLVWRVGELLCQSVAKVLEELFGAISTSAHYGPAHT